GCAACCTGCCGCCGAACATCTGCAACCCGGCCTATCTCGCCGAGCAGGCGAAAAAGATCGCCGATGCGCACGACGGCGTGAGTCTCGACGTGCTCGAACGCGCCGACATGGAAAAGCTCGGCATGGGTTCTTTGCTCGCCGTGGCACAAGGTTCGGCGAACGCCCCCAAGCTGATCGTGCTGCAATGGCGTGGTGCCGCCGACAGCGAAAAACCGTACGCATTTGTCGGCAAGGGCATCACCTTCGATACCGGCGGCATTTCGCTGAAGCCCGGCGCGGGCATGGAAGAAATGAAGTTCGACATGTGCGGTGCGGCGGGTGTGCTCGGCGCATTTTATGCTGCGGTATTGTTGAAGCTGCCGCTCAATCTCGTGACCGTCGTGCCGGCGGTCGAGAACATGCCGGACGGCGCGTCGTATCGCCCGAGCGATGTCGTTACCTCGATGTCCGGCATCACCATCGAAGTGCTCAACACCGACGCTGAAGGCCGCTTGATCTTGTGCGATGCGCTCACCTACGTGCAGAAATTCGATCCGCAGATCACCATCGATGCCGCGACGCTGACCGGCGCCTGTGTGGTCGCGCTCGGCAAACATGCTTCCGGCTTGATGAGTCAGGACGACGAACTCGTCGAGCAGCTGCTGAGCGCCGGCAATACCACGCTTGATCGCGCGTGGCGCCTGCCGCTGTGGGACGACTACCAGAATCAGCTCGACACCGGTTACGCCGACGTCGCCAACATCGGCGGCAAATATGCCGGCGCGATCACGGCGGGATGTTTCCTCGCACGTTTCACCGAGGGATATCGTTGGGCGCATCTGGACATCGCCGGATCGGCGTGGGACGAAGGTCGCAAGGGTTCGGCGACCGGCCGACCAGTCGCGCTGCTCGTACAATATTTGCTGGATCGCGTCGCCGCAAACAAGGCTTGAAGTGACCCATCACGAGTGATTCGCGCATAATCGGCGCGCGCATGCGAATCGACATGCACGCCCTCGGCAAGCTTAAGGAACGATCATGAAACCTTATCTGTGGCTGGCTTCACTCGTGCTCACGTTGCTGGCATGCGACAGCGCTTTTTCGTTCACTTCGCAGCACTTCACCGAGCCGCGCCTGAGCGGCGCGTTTCCGGTTTACAGCGTGCCGCAATTGATCGCGCTGACCGAAGACGAATGGTCGCACCGGCACCTTGCGATCAAGGGCGAGTTCTCATTCCCGATCAAGCGCGCCGCGGTCGGCGAAGGCCGTGAAGCCGACTACATCTATTTCGATTCGGAGGCGGATTTCCGCAGCCCGACCAGCCTCAACGTGATCCTGCTGCCGAAGGCCGCCGCGCAATTCAGGGAGAAATTCGGCGCCGACGGATTGAGCAAACTCGAAGGCACGACGTTGACCGTGCATGGTCTCGCGCGGCACAGGCAAATCAAATGCAACAACGGCTGTCCGCAGGATCCAGCGGCAACCCATTATTTCCAGACCCAGGTGTGGGTCGGCGATCTCAACCAGATCGTGTCGACCAACATCACCGGCAAATAGCCGTCCAAATCACTCACAGCAACCGCCTGATGCCACGCGCCGATTTTTACCTGATCGCCAAACCGCGTTTTCTCGACGAGCCGCTGCTGCTCGTCTGCGAGCTGGTCAAGCGCGCGTATGCGAGCGGTCAGCCGACGCTGGTTCTGACACGTTCGCTGGAACAGGCCGAACAGCTCGACGAAAAACTCTGGGAGTTCGACGAGGACGCATTCATCCCGCACCAGCTTGCCGGCGACGATGACGACGACATGACCGCGGTGTTGATCGTGCCGCCGACCTTGGCCAGCGCCGACCGCAATCTGGTGATCAATCTGCGCGACGAATGTGCGCCCGGGTTGTTCGAGCGTGTACTTGAAGTCGTCGCCGCCGATCCGGCCGAACGCGAAGGTTCGCGCAAGCGCTGGCGCACCTATCAGCAGGCCGGATTCGAGCTGAAGAAATTCGATATGTAGTTTCGCGTTTCCCGGCTTTGCTCGTTGATTTTTTGCTCGTCATCCCAGCGCAGGCTGGGATCCAGTTCTTGATTTTGCACTCGCCGCTTCCGCAGAAAAAATGAAAAATCCCTGCGTCTACGTTCTGGCGAGCGCGCGATACGGAACGCTCTATATCGGCGTGACCTCGGATCTGATCAAGCGAATCTGTAAACACCGAAACGATGCAGCAGAAGGTTTCACAAAGAAGTATTGCGTGCACGCTCTTGTCTGGTTCGAACAACACGAAACGATGGAGTCCGCCATATCGCGGGAAAAAGCGCTGAAATCCTGGCGGCGCGATTGGAAACTGAATTTGATAGAGTCGCAAAATCCCGAATGGCGCGATTTGTACCTCGACATCATTTTATAGTTGATTGCAGGTCAAGAACTGGATCCCAGCCTGCGCTGGGATGACGGGCAAAAGCGCCGAGCGATGAGCGAAAAACAAAATCTCCATATTGAGAAAAGTATATAAATGGAAAAGACCTTCGAGCCCAAAGATATCGAATCCAAGTGGTACGCCGCGTGGGAAGCCAGCGGTGCGTTTCACGCCTCCGGTCACGGCGATCCGTATTGCATACTGCTGCCGCCACCGAACGTCACCGGCACGTTGCACATGGGTCACGCGTTTCAGCAGACCATCATGGATGCGCTGATCCGTTATCACCGCATGCGCGGCTTCAATACGTTGTGGCAGGGTGGCACCGATCACGCCGGTATCGCGACGCAGAAAATCGTCGAAAACCAGCTCGCTGCTCAGGGGAAAACGCGTCACGATTTCTCGCGCGCTGAGTTCATCGAACGCGTGTGGGAATGGAAGGAAGAATCCGGCTCGACCATAACCAATCAGATGCGCCGTATCGGCGCGTCGGTGGATTGGTCGCGCGAACGTTTCACGATGGACGAAGGTTTGTCCACCGCCGTGCGCCGTGTGTTTGTGCAGTGGTATCGCGATGGTCTTTTGTATCGCGGCAAACGTCTCGTGCACTGGGATCCGGTGCTGATGACGGCGGTGTCCGACCTCGAAGTGAACAACGAGGAAAAAGATGGCTCGATGTGGTCGATTCGTTATCCGGCCAGCGACGGCGGTGAAGGTCTGGTGGTCGCCACCACGCGTCCGGAAACGATGCTTGGCGACGTCGCCGTGGCGGTGCATCCTGAAGATGACCGCTATGCGCATCTGGTCGGAAAGACGCTAAAACTGCCGTTGTGCGATCGCGAAATTCCGGTGATCGCGGACGATTATGTCGACAAAGATTTCGGCACCGGCGCGGTCAAGATTACGCCGGCGCACGATTTTAATGACTGGCAGATGGGCGTACGCCACCATCTCGAACCGCGCGTGATCCTGACGCTCGACGCAAAGATCAGCGATGAAGCGCCGGAGAAATATCGCGGCATGGATCGCTTTGTCGCACGCAAAGCCATCCTCGCCGATCTCGACGCACTCGGCCTGCTGGTCGAAACCAAAAAACACAAGCTGCAGGTTCCGATCAGCCAGCGCAGCGACGCTGTGATCGAACCGATGCTGACCGATCAATGGTTCCTCGATCTCACCACCGAGACGCTGCCGGAAGGTCGTGCCAAACCTGCGGGAAGTCCCGGCGGTCGCAAGCTCATTACCGAACCGGCACTCAACGCGGTCAAGAATGGCGATATCAAGTTCGTGCCGGAAAACTGGAGTACGACCTACAACCAGTGGCTCGAAAATATTCAAGACTGGTGCGTGAGCCGCCAGCTCTGGTGGGGCCATCGCATTCCGGCGTGGTTCGATGAAGCCGGCAATATTTTTGTCGGCGAAAACGAAGCCGATGCGCGCGCGCATGCAAGCACACCGCCGGTCGGTGTGATGCGTCAGGACGACGATGTGCTGGACACTTGGTTCAGCTCGGCGTTGTGGCCGTTCTCGACCATGGGCTGGCCATCCGAGCAGGCGGTCAACGAGGCCGGCAAGCCGGTTGCGAACTGGGCGCAGGATCAGGCTTTTCTGCCGAGCGCGGTACTTGTCACGGGTTTCGACATCATCTTTTTCTGGGTCGCGCGCATGGTCATGGCGACGCAGTATTTCACCAGCAAGGTGCCGTTTCGCGAGGTCTACATCAACGCCATCGTGCGTGATGCGGAAGGCCAGAAGATGTCGAAGTCGAAGGGCAATACGCTCGATCCGCTCGACCTGATCGATGGCATCGATCTCGAATCGCTCGTGAAAAAATCCACCGCATCACTGCTGATTCCGCAGGTGCGTGAGAAAGTTGAAAAACGCATCCGCAAGGAATACCCGGACGGCATTACCGCAGTCGGCGCCGACGCGCTGCGTTTTACTTTCGCTGCGCTCGGCACCTACGGGCGCACGATCAATTTCGACCTGAGCCGCGCTGAAGGCTACAAGAATTTCTGCAACAAGCTGTGGAATGCGGCGCGTTTTGTGCTGATGAATTGCGAGAATTATGTCCCGCCCGCAGCCACAAACGCGGTGGTCGCCGCGGAAGTTTCGCCATCGGGCATTCCGATGATTGCACTGGTCGGCACGCCGCAAATCACGCCGGCCGCGGTGACCGAAGCGGAGCGCTGGATCATCGCGCGCCTGCATCACACCCTCGTCGAAGTGCACAAGCAATTCGCCGCGTATCGATTCGACCTGCTCGCGCAAGCTGTATACGAATTTACGTGGAACGAGTTCTGCGACTGGTTTCTGGAATTCGCCAAACCGGCGCTGCAAGGCACTGCCGAAACCGGCGATGCAACGATCAATGCGAGCCAGCAGCGCGCCGCCGATTCGACGCGGCACACGCTGTTGTACGTGCTCGAAACCGTGTTGCGCACCCTGCATCCGTTGATCCCGTTCGTCACCGAGGAAATCTGGCACGAGATCGCACCGCGGCTAGGCATCAAGGGCGACACGATCTCGTTGCAACCGTATCCGCGCGCTGAAGAATTTGCCGTCGATATCGATGCGGAAAACGATATTCAGTGGCTCAAGAGTGTGCTGCTTGGCATCCGCAGCATTCGCGGCGAGATGAATATTTCTCCAGCGAAAAAAATCACGCTGCTGCTGGCCAATGGTGATGCCTCGGATCGTGTTCGCTGCGAAAAATTCGCTGCGCAGATTGCATTCCTCGCACGCGCCGAAACGCCGCGCTGGCTCAGTGCCGACGAAGCGGAACCTGCCGCGGCAGCAGCGCTGGTTGGCGAGTTGCGCGTGCTGATTCCGTTGGCCGGGCTGATCGACAAGGAAGCGGAAAAAATTCGCATCCTGCGCGAGATCGCGCGTGTCGAAAGCGAGATTGGAAAGTGCGAGGCGAAGCTCGGCAAACCGAGTTTCGTCGACAACGCACCAGCCGCGGTGGTCGAGCAGGAAAAACAGCGGCTCGCCGACTTCAGTGCATTGCTCGCCAATCTGAAAGAGCAACTACGACGGCTCGGCGAGTTGTAATCGCTGGTATCAGCGCCGCTGTAAAAACAGCGGCGCTTACTCGGCGTCGTGGAATAATTCCAGCGCCATGACGATCGCGTCTTCGCGGCCTTGCTTGGCCGGATAATAATTCGGACGGTTGCCGATCTCGTTGAAACCGAGGTTGAAATACAGCGCGATCGCACGCGTATTCGACGGTCGCACTTCGAGAAAAATCCGCGAGGCATGATGCCAGCGCGCGAGGTCGATCAGGCGTCGCATCAGATGTTTGCCGTGGCCTTCGCCCTGCGCATCGCGCGCCACACAAACGTTCAGCACATGCGCTTCGCCCGCCGCCGCGGCAAGGATGCCGTAGCCGACGATTTCGCCGGATTGCACCAGCACCCAGCAGTCGTAAGCGGCGCGCAGGCAGTCCCGAAAAATCGCACTGGTCCACGGGTAATCGTAGGATTTCTGCTCGATCGCGCTGACGGCATCTACGTCTTCCGCGCGCATGGGACGCATGTTCGCGGCAGCGTGAGTGGATGTGAGTTGGGCAACCATCGTCGTTCCGAACTCAGTGTTGTGCGGGCGATGCCGGGGCGCTCGCGGCAAGCTTGCGCAGCGCCCGCGCGATCGGTTTCAAGGCCTGCCAGAAAGCGCTTTTGTTAGCAGCGCCACGCAACGCATTCGGCAACGACAATGCGACTGCAATCACCGAAGCATTTTGCTGCTGCGTCGATAATTGTTGACCAAGCACACGCGCGAGATGCTCGCCAAGCACGAGCCAGATATTGAGCGCGGGCGGCGTTTGTTCAAGCTGCTTCGCATCCGCAAACAGCCATTCGATCTGCGTTGCATCCACACCGAGCGCGCGCAAAATCAGCGCAGCCTGACGCTCGAATACTTCGTGCGAATTTCCATCGGCACGTTCGCACACAATCGCGAGACGGGGCTGCTGCATCGCGACCGATGCCGGCGTTTTTTCCGCGTCGATAATGGCATCGATAGACGTGATCGGCGACTCGATACGCGAGCGCAACACATAGACATCAACGCCCATTGCTTCCAGGAATTGCTGGCGTTGCGTTTCAACCAGCATGGCTATCGACCTTGATCGCGGCGAGGTCGGCCTGGAAACGTTTGAAGATCGCATCGACTGCCGCACCGAACGCCTGCACACTGGCATCGAGCGTGGTCAACGGCACGGCAATTTCCTCGACATAATTCTGTTCGAGCAATGGTTGACCGGCCGCATCAAGACGCATCTGCAGATTCACCACGACGCGAAAACCCTGGGCTTGTTTGACTCTTTCAAAGCGCCGGATCAAGCCGCTGACACGCAACGCCTTGGCGCCCGAAGGCAGGCGATCGGTAACCAGCGGCGCCACTTTCGCATCACGCAATTGATCGACCAACCGACGCTGCAACATGCGCGATGGCGGATCGGCCCAGAGCTGATAATGATAAGCGCGCAAGGTGCCGGCCTCGGCATCGGTGGTGTAGATCAGCGCCTGTTCCGCATACAAACCGTCGGCGCTGAAGACGTCCACCACCAACGGTTGCGCGAACAGCGGTCGCGCATTCGGCGCAGCGTTATTGGTCGATGCCGGCAGGCGAAAATAGGTTTCGTCCGGCACGCTCGGCGCCGAGCACGCGCCGAGCAATAACAGCAGCGCGACGATCAAAATTTTCATTGTTTGTCTTCCTCGACCTTGTCCGCTTTTGGCGCCAGCAACAGGCGATTCGGACTCTTGCGGATTTCGTGACTGAATTCGTCGAAGTTGCGGCTCGCCGCATCCAGATGCTGGGTCATGCTGCCGATGCGGCTGGACAAGGTCGACAAAATCGTCTGCAAGTCATCAACGGATTGTTTCACGCCCGGACGATTTTCCTGCGCGATCGCGCCGATCTGCAGCAGCGCCTGATTCAGCAAATCCTGGGTCGTGTGTAGCTCTTTGCTGACGCCACGAATGTCGCCGAGAATGCCGGCAACCGCGGCGCGATTCTGCGGCTTGAGTAGATCGTTGACCGAATCCGATGCCGTGTTGAGTCGGGTTAATAGCGCTTGGGTTTGGTCGAGAATTTCCGGCGTCTTTTTATCGATGCTGCCCGTGATCGAATCGACGCGTTGCGACAAGGTCTGGATCAGTGGCGTGATCTGGCTGCGCGTGAGATCGCTGAGCTGCGCGGCGAGCGCATTCATCGCGGTGAAAATGTCCGCGCTTTCCGCGCCGAGCAGTTCACCACCCACCGGCGCTTTTTCCGCACTCGGGCCTTCGTCGATCGCAACGGCGACATCCGAAAGCAAACCGGTCGCGGCAAGTCGCGCCACGCTGTCTTTCGGAATCGCCCAGTCGCGCTGCACCGCGAGCGTGACTTTGTAACGCGTGCCTTTGGCCGTGCGTTCGGGCGTGAGATCGCTGACCTGGCCGATGCGATAACCCTGATAGAACACCGGCGCGCCGTAATGCAAGCCGGTGACGTTGCGGTAATAGGTGTGGTAATCCGCGCTCGCACCGCCGCGGCCGGTGATCATCGTCAGCGCGGTCAGCAGCACGACAAACGCGAGCACGACAAACGCGCCGACGAGGATGTAATTGACGTTATCGCGCTTCACGCTCTTTCCTCGGTCAGGCGTCGCAGGTAGGCATCGGCATCCACCACGATTTCGCGCGGGCGCCGATTCAGCAAGTCTTGAATCCGCTCGTTCGGCGCGGCGCGCACTTCGGCCACCGTGCCGGTCATGAGGATCGATCCCTCATCGAGCACCGTTATCGTATCCGCAATCTTGAACGCGCTGTCGAGTTCGTGCGTCACCACCACGATAGTCATGCGCAGCGCATCGCGCAATCGCAAAATCAATTCGTCGAGTTCAGCCGATACCACCGGATCGAGCCCGGCCGACGGCTCATCGAAAAACAGCAGCTTCGGATCCATCACAATCGCGCGAGCGAGTGCCGCGCGTTTGATCATGCCGCCGGAAAGCTGGCTCGGCATGAGTTCCTGAAATCCGCCGAGGTTGACCACTTCGAGTTTGAGGCGCGACATGATGCGTATGGTGTGTTCGTCGAGCGTGGTGTGCTCGCGTAACGGCAGCGCGACGTTTTCGCCAACCGTCATCGAAGTGAGCAACGCGCCGCCCTGGAACGACACGCCGATCTTGCGCCGCACGTCGAGCAACTCGCGCGGCGACGCTTTGGCGATATCCACGCCAAGCAAACGGATATTGCCGCCGCGTGGTTTGTGCAGCCCGAGCAGATGCCGCAACAAGGTACTTTTACCCGAGCCCGAACCGCCCATGATGACGCGAATCTCGCCCGCGTTAACGCTGAAATCGACGTCGTGCAGAATGCGTCGACGGCCGTACCAGGCTTCGAGGTTTTCTACTTCGATGAGTGGTGGCGACATCTGATAGGCGGCCGGTCAGTGCGATACTTTCGGCTGTTGTATCGAAGGGTTCTCGGCGGGTTTCCATTCTAGGGTCGTAGAAATTGCATCGATAGCTCGCCCCATTGCCCACACTTGAGCTGGCCCCACATCACCATAATCCGAGACGCGTTTTTTAGTTTTTCCTGCTACGACGATCAAGATCATGGTGGTATCGTCAGTCCACCCCGCGCTGTAGCTATCCCTCAGATTGAAAAAATTTGCCACGTAGACGAGCTGGCATAGCCGGATGAAATCATGCAGATTAATCTCAGCATGGAATTTTCCGTTATGTGCTGTATTTCCGCGTCCTTCCATAAACGCATAACCGTCCTTGTTGAACGTGATCGAATAATCTGGGCACAGGCCATAGCATGGGGTTCGCTCCAGCGAAATACTGTCTATAGGTATGGCAGTGCGCGCAACAGACTCGTCTGTGGGAACCGGGCCTTCTTCCAGTACTTTCTGCAATCGCGAAGTAATCTGTGCATCGGTCGCAGCCGATGTTTGCGAAACGCCCACTAACATGAGGATGGCAAGCACCTTGGCGAAGTCGAAGAGAGGTATTTTCACGTCGCCTCCATTATCGATTCAAGAAAAACGAAAAAATCATGTCGGCGACAATGATATAGCTGATCGACAACACCACCGCGCGCGTGGTGGCGCGGCCCACGCCTTCGGCGCCGCCGCTGACGGAAAATCCGGTGCTGACACCGATCAAGGTGATGAGTATGGCGAACACCGCGCTCTTGGCCAGGCCTTGCCACAGATCGCCGGGATCGGTCAGCGCGACGGTCTGCAATAGATACGCGGTCGGTGTGATGTTCAGCGCGGGCGAGCTGTACATGGCCGCGCCGCAGATCGCGACGACATCGGCGAACAAGGTCAGCGCCGGCAGCATGATCAACAATGCGATCAATGCGGGCGCGACCAGATAACGCACCGGCTCGATGCCGATCACGGCGAGCGCGTCGACTTCCTGCGACACCATCATCGAGCCGATGCGCGCGGCGAGCGACGAGCCCGAACGTCCGGCCACAAGAATGCTCGTGATCAGCGCACCGAATTCGCGCGTGACCGATTTCGCCACGGCCACGACCACCTGCGATTGCGCGCCGAATGCCGACAGCGCGGCGATGAACTGGATGCCGAGCATGATGCCGATCACGAGTGCGAGCAGGGTCACGATCGGCAGTGCATCGACGCCGACTTGGCGCATCTGTTCGGCGATCGCGCGCCAGCGTACGGGCTGGCCCTGGCGCCAGCCGACCGCGGTGAAATAAATACTTTCGAGCAACAACATGCCGGCGTAACCGATGCCCGCAAGCGCACCAACCGTGCTGCGTCCTAGACGCTCCAGCGGGCCGGCGATGGTTTCAGCGGGTTCAGCCACGGCGTGCGGTTTCCAAATCGGGGAACAGCAAAAATACACGATCGAGCCGCGCCAGTTCGAGCACGGCGCGTACCGCAGTGCTGACTGCTATCAAGACAAATTGCTGGCTCTTGCCGCGCGCGTTCTGGAAACCTTCGACCAACGCGGCAATACCGGATGAATCGATATAACTCACCTCCGATAATTCCACCGCAACGGCATTGCTTTGTTCGAGTGCGGCGAGCACTTCCTGGCGCACTTGCTGCGACCACGACAGGTCAACTTCGCCGCTCAAACGCACCAGCACATATTCGTCGTGGGTTTCGCGACTGACTGCATTATTCATTCTTTGTCTCCGGGATTAAGCGTCAGTTTCTTGCGCATGGTCAGGCGATTGCCGCAGCGCCGCGGCAGGGTTTCGATGAACCATTCGTCCATCAATGCGTCGATGAAATTCACACCGAGCCCACCGGGTCGGCACTCACCGAGATCGCGCGGCTTGATGCAGGCCACGTCGACCGGCGGTGCCTGATCGCTGAGTTCAAAACGCAAACCGTCGGCTTCACGCGTCAGCTTGAAAATGATCTCGCCCTGCCCCGTGCCGCGATAGGCATGCCGCAGAATATTGGCCGCGGCTTCGTCCACCGCGAGCACAAGCTTGTCGCGCAGGTTGCGTTCGATGCCATTTTCATCGAGCGCGGCGCGCAATGCCACGCGCAATTGATAAAGGTTTTCTGCGCGCGCTGGCAGCGAGAAAGATAACAGCGAACGCTGTTCAGGTGCGGGCTCTTCGAGCAGCAATACCGTCGTGTCGTCGACCAGGCGCAGTTGCTGCAGCTCCGCGACGACGGCGCGCAATCGTGCGGCAGGCGGCAAGCTCGTATAACGCTTGATCAAGGTGCGCAGGCCAGCTTCGCCGATCGTGTTGCGATCCGCGTCACGCACGTCGGTGGCACCGTCGGAAAAAAAGTACAGGCTGTCTTGACCGAGCGCGACTTCGCGTTGTTCGTAAGAAGAGTCATCGAGGATGCCGAGCGGCGGCCCATCGGCACCGAACTCCTCGAAAACACCATTGCGATACAGCAAGGCGGGCGGAAATCCGGCGCTCGCAAAAACCGCGTGGCGCGTGACCGGATCGTATTGCCCGACCAGCGCGCAGACGAACATGCCTTCATTGACGGCGCTGCACACCTCGACATTCACGCGCGCGAGCCACTCCGCCGGCGCGAGCCCATCCTTGCCAGCCCAGCGCAGCAGGCTGGCGGTGCGCACCATCAAAAACGCGGCGTTCAAACCCTTGCCGGAAACATCGCCGATGACAAACGCGATACGGCCATCCGGCAGATCGAAATAATCGTAGAAATCGCCGGAGATTTCGTTCGCCGGCAGATTGATGCCGAGCAATGGAAATTTTCCACGGCGACGTTTGGGCAACAGCGATTTTTGCAAGCGACGCGCCATTTCGAGCTCGCGCTTGATGCGCTGTTGCTCAACCAGCGCAAGCGCCATATGCGCGTTGCGCACGGCCAGCGCAGTCGGCGCAGCGAGCAGTCGCAGAATATCCAGATCGTGCGTATCAAACTCGCCGCCATCGCGTTTGTTGATGACTTCGACCACACCGATCGGGCCGCGCGCGGTGGCCAGCGGCGCACTGAGAATCGAACGCGTGCGGAACCCAGTTTTTTTGTCGATGCTGTGCAGCACATCAGGATCGTGTTGGGTGTCGTTGACGATTTGCCCGGTGTTTTCAGTGAGCGTGCGCCCCACCACGCCGCTGCCAACAGCCAAGCGCAGACCAAGCACATCGACCGGGCCGGCACAGGCGCGACATTCGAGATGCAACTTGTCCTTGTCGAGCAGAAACACCGCCGCCGCTTCGGCATGCATGTGCAAGGCGATACGTCGCGCCGACTCGGCTAGGGTTTGTTCGAGATCGATAGATTCGGCCAGTGCCTGACTCAAATCGGCGAGCAAGGCGAGCGTGCGGCTATCGTTGTCGCCGCCCGGCGCCGGAATGATCGCGGCGGGCGCGACGCTCATTTTTCGACACGCTCTTCGGCGCGTGTGCTATCGCGCTTTTCGCGCCGCAAGCGCAAACCCCACAAGGTCAGCGCGGGGCCGGACAACACATACGACGCGGCAATCGCGAGCAGTACGCCGGAAGGCTCCATCGCCAGCGCGATCAGGATCAAAACGACCAGCGGAATCCAGAAAAACGGCACGCGATCGGACAACGGCCACGCCTTGAAACTGTAATAACGCACGCGGCTGACCATGAGCAATCCGGCAACAATGGAAATCACCGGTGCAAGGATCTGGATCAGGCGCTGGTCGAAGGCATGCTCGGTCGCAGCCCAGACAAATGACATCGCCAACCCGGCGGCGGCGGGACTCGCCAGACCCTGAAAATAACGTTTGTCGGCCATGCCGACCTGGGTATTAAAACGCGCCAGCCGCAACGCCGCGCATGCGGTATACAAAAACGCCGCGCACCAGCCGAACTTGCCCCAGAACGGACCGAAATCCTGCAGGCTTTTCAGCGTCCACGTATACATCACCAAAGCTGGCGCAACGCCAAAACTGACCATGTCGGACAACGAATCGTATTGCACGCCGAATTCGCTCTGGGTATTGGTCAGGCGCGCGATGCGGCCGTCCAGACCGTCCAGGATTCCGGCGACGAAAACCGCAATCGCGGCATCCGAAAAATGACCGCCGATCGCGGCGATGATCGCGTAAAAACCCGCAAACATGGCGCCGGTGGTAAACAGATTGGGCAGCAGATAAATGCCACGGTGAGGCTTGTTGGCGGGTACCGGCGGAGTGCTCATGGTGTGTATCGTGCTTGAATTCCCGTGCCGAGTGTACCGCAAGCCGCCGTTGCGAGAATGGCGTAGTCGGTGCCTGCGCATCACTGCAGACTGCGGCGGTGCACGTGTGGCGCAGGCCTGCCCTCGCCATTCTTGCTGCGCTCGGTATAGACTGCGCGCCATGGCATCGGCGCCACGGCACGCAGAATGCCGCTAGCGACGGGTGCTGCGAACAGGGGCGCAGCGAGCTTGATTGTTGAACGGTCACGGGAAACCCCCGTGCAAAATCAGGAGCAGCATAATGATTCGCACACTCGCACTCGTGACATTACTGGCAAGCTCGACGCTGGCATTGGCCGCGGCGCAAAACTCGGTATACAAGTGGAAAGATGCCGGCGGCGCCGTGCATTATTCCGACGCGCCACCGCCGCAGGGAA
The sequence above is drawn from the Pseudolysobacter antarcticus genome and encodes:
- a CDS encoding DUF6438 domain-containing protein, whose product is MKIPLFDFAKVLAILMLVGVSQTSAATDAQITSRLQKVLEEGPVPTDESVARTAIPIDSISLERTPCYGLCPDYSITFNKDGYAFMEGRGNTAHNGKFHAEINLHDFIRLCQLVYVANFFNLRDSYSAGWTDDTTMILIVVAGKTKKRVSDYGDVGPAQVWAMGRAIDAISTTLEWKPAENPSIQQPKVSH
- a CDS encoding ATP-binding SpoIIE family protein phosphatase, translating into MSVAPAAIIPAPGGDNDSRTLALLADLSQALAESIDLEQTLAESARRIALHMHAEAAAVFLLDKDKLHLECRACAGPVDVLGLRLAVGSGVVGRTLTENTGQIVNDTQHDPDVLHSIDKKTGFRTRSILSAPLATARGPIGVVEVINKRDGGEFDTHDLDILRLLAAPTALAVRNAHMALALVEQQRIKRELEMARRLQKSLLPKRRRGKFPLLGINLPANEISGDFYDYFDLPDGRIAFVIGDVSGKGLNAAFLMVRTASLLRWAGKDGLAPAEWLARVNVEVCSAVNEGMFVCALVGQYDPVTRHAVFASAGFPPALLYRNGVFEEFGADGPPLGILDDSSYEQREVALGQDSLYFFSDGATDVRDADRNTIGEAGLRTLIKRYTSLPPAARLRAVVAELQQLRLVDDTTVLLLEEPAPEQRSLLSFSLPARAENLYQLRVALRAALDENGIERNLRDKLVLAVDEAAANILRHAYRGTGQGEIIFKLTREADGLRFELSDQAPPVDVACIKPRDLGECRPGGLGVNFIDALMDEWFIETLPRRCGNRLTMRKKLTLNPGDKE
- a CDS encoding STAS domain-containing protein; protein product: MNNAVSRETHDEYVLVRLSGEVDLSWSQQVRQEVLAALEQSNAVAVELSEVSYIDSSGIAALVEGFQNARGKSQQFVLIAVSTAVRAVLELARLDRVFLLFPDLETARRG
- a CDS encoding MlaE family ABC transporter permease, encoding MAEPAETIAGPLERLGRSTVGALAGIGYAGMLLLESIYFTAVGWRQGQPVRWRAIAEQMRQVGVDALPIVTLLALVIGIMLGIQFIAALSAFGAQSQVVVAVAKSVTREFGALITSILVAGRSGSSLAARIGSMMVSQEVDALAVIGIEPVRYLVAPALIALLIMLPALTLFADVVAICGAAMYSSPALNITPTAYLLQTVALTDPGDLWQGLAKSAVFAILITLIGVSTGFSVSGGAEGVGRATTRAVVLSISYIIVADMIFSFFLNR
- a CDS encoding MlaD family protein: MKRDNVNYILVGAFVVLAFVVLLTALTMITGRGGASADYHTYYRNVTGLHYGAPVFYQGYRIGQVSDLTPERTAKGTRYKVTLAVQRDWAIPKDSVARLAATGLLSDVAVAIDEGPSAEKAPVGGELLGAESADIFTAMNALAAQLSDLTRSQITPLIQTLSQRVDSITGSIDKKTPEILDQTQALLTRLNTASDSVNDLLKPQNRAAVAGILGDIRGVSKELHTTQDLLNQALLQIGAIAQENRPGVKQSVDDLQTILSTLSSRIGSMTQHLDAASRNFDEFSHEIRKSPNRLLLAPKADKVEEDKQ
- the pssA gene encoding CDP-diacylglycerol--serine O-phosphatidyltransferase, which translates into the protein MSTPPVPANKPHRGIYLLPNLFTTGAMFAGFYAIIAAIGGHFSDAAIAVFVAGILDGLDGRIARLTNTQSEFGVQYDSLSDMVSFGVAPALVMYTWTLKSLQDFGPFWGKFGWCAAFLYTACAALRLARFNTQVGMADKRYFQGLASPAAAGLAMSFVWAATEHAFDQRLIQILAPVISIVAGLLMVSRVRYYSFKAWPLSDRVPFFWIPLVVLILIALAMEPSGVLLAIAASYVLSGPALTLWGLRLRREKRDSTRAEERVEK
- a CDS encoding ABC transporter ATP-binding protein, which gives rise to MSPPLIEVENLEAWYGRRRILHDVDFSVNAGEIRVIMGGSGSGKSTLLRHLLGLHKPRGGNIRLLGVDIAKASPRELLDVRRKIGVSFQGGALLTSMTVGENVALPLREHTTLDEHTIRIMSRLKLEVVNLGGFQELMPSQLSGGMIKRAALARAIVMDPKLLFFDEPSAGLDPVVSAELDELILRLRDALRMTIVVVTHELDSAFKIADTITVLDEGSILMTGTVAEVRAAPNERIQDLLNRRPREIVVDADAYLRRLTEERA